AAGCAGAATGGGGAATAGGCTGCCTGAAGGAGGGGATTGTATGACTGTTCTATCAACCGGACCCATTGACAATAGTCCAGTTCTTGGTGTGAATCCTTCGAGTTTTGTAACGGTGAGGATTGTGAACAGGGATTTGGTCAATAGTTCAGCTCTTCAGATTTATGGTTACATCTTGAACGGTGAGAGAACGATGTATGTCAGTGAGTTGATCGAAGTGTTTCCTAACCAGGTACTCACAAGGAATTATAGTACAAACTTCGTTGCTTACGAGTTCGTATTCACCATCAGTGGTCCAGCTGTGAATGAGACCGAGGTTTCCGTGTGGGGAAAGACATCAATGGGTGAGTTGGTAGACGCGCACCGACTAGTATCTGCCGAACAATTAGGCTCGGGATGAAATAGATAGGCAACTTGAGGGGAATTAAGTCATGGTACAAAGGAGGGTGATTGAATGACCATTTTATCAACTGGTCCCATTGAAAATAATATTTCAGGTGTAACGGGTACACGTCCCACTCAATTTGTCACAATTAAAATTGATAACCGAAATTTGACTGATGTGTATAATGTACTTCTTTTGGGGTACTTCTTGGATGGGGTTAGAACGTTGTATGTGGAAGAACTATTTAATGTGTTGCCTAATCAGGTTATGACCAAAGACTATGTGGCGAATTTTGATGGGTTCGAGTTTGTATTTTCAACTGCAGACACGGCTGCTCCGGAAGCGCAAATTTCTGTCTGGGGCAAAGATGCTGAAGGTGAGTTGGTGACGGCTCATCGGTTGGTTTCTCAGGAGTTGCTGGGTGAGTCTCAGGGTATAACAGGCGTTACCGGAGCAACAGGGGCAACAGGCAGCACTGGGGTTACCGGAGGAACAGGAGTCACGGGAGCTACCGGTGTTACAGGTGCAACAGGAGCAACGGGCGATACTGGGGTTACCGGAGGAACAGGAGTCACGGGAGCTACTGGTGTTACAGGTGCAACAGGAGTCACGGGAGTTACTGGGGCTACAGGTGCAATAGGGGCAACGGGTGATACTGGAGTTACCGGAGTAACAGGGGCAACAGGCGATACTGGAGTTACCGGAGGAACAGGAGTCACGGGAGCTACTGGAGTTACGGGAGCTACTGGTGTTACAGGTGCAACGGGGGTAACGGGAGTTACTGGGTTTACCGGAGCAACAGGGGCAACAGGCGATACTGGAGTTACCGGAGGAACAGGAGTCACGGGAGCTACTGGGGTTACAGGTGCAACAGGTGCAACGGGAGCTACTGGAGTTACGGGAGCCACGGGAGCCACAGGAGCCACTGGTATACCTACTTCCGTGAATTTAATTTATGTAGCTAATTCTGGAAGTAATAATGTTAGTGTAATTAACGGGAATACCAATGCCGTTGTAACCACGATTCTCGTGGGCAGCGAACCCCAGTTTATAGCAGTAAATTCAAACACGAGCCTGATTTATGTAACTAATTTTGGGGATGATACTGTTTCTGTTATTAATGGAAATACCAACACCGTCGTCACAACCATTCCAGTGGGTGTTCAGCCAGAGGGAATAGCTGTGAATCTAAACACGAACCTCATTTATGTGAATAATTTCAGCGACAACACCGTTTCCGTTATTAATGGAAATACCAACACAGTTGTGACTACCATTCCAGTGGGTACTGAACCGTTTGGTGTAGGGGTAAATCCGATAACCAACCTCATCTATGTAACTAATGTAGGGGACGATACAGTTTCTGTCATTGATGGAGGTACCAATACCGTCGTAAATACTATTAATGTAGGAGCACAGCCGTTGGGAGTAGCGGTGAATCCAACAAATAACCGGTTATATGTGGAAAATAATGGGGACGATACGGTCTCTGTTATTAGCGGATTTTCCGATACCGTTCTAACTGCCGTTCCAGTAGGGACTGGGCCGTTTGAAGCAGGACTGAACGCAAATACGAACTTTGTCTATGTTGCAAATAACGGCAGCAATAATGTATCTGTCATTGATGGAGATACCAATACCGTCGTTGCCACCATTCCAGTGGGATCTGCACCATCCGGTGTAGGAGTGGATCCTTTAACTAATGGAGTTTATGTCGCGAACAATACGAGTGGCACGATCTCGGTTATTGATGGAAATACCAATACCGTTACAGCTACAATTACCGTAAATTCCGGACCATTGGGAATAGGGATAAATCCTTAATGAGAATGCATCAATTAATTGATGTGTCCAAAAAAATAGACATTTTAAATTGGGGATGCTCATTTTTTAGACATTAAGAGATAAGCCGGAGAGAAGAAAAGTTGGATGCTCTGGAATGCTGTGTATACAGAAAAACCATGTGCCCTGAAAGAAAGTGGCAGCATGGTTTTTGTTTTTTTTATGCTTGTGTTTTTATGTCTGAGTCCAGTCGAGAAATTATCTGAACATGTTTTTGACCACCATCCAGAGATTTGCTGGTTTCTCGGCCAGACGGCGGGTGTAGTATGGATACCACATGGTTCCATAGGGCACGTAACAACGAATGCGGTAGCCTTCCCTGGCCAGGCGTTCCTGCTCGCCCATACGCAAACCGTACAACATTTGAAATTCAAATGCATCCGGGGAAATTCCCCGATCCTTCGCATATTGCTTGGTCCAGGAGATAATGTGGTCATCATGTGAAGCAACCGCAGTGTATACACCCTGATCCAGATGATTGCGAATCATCGTTTTGAATTGATCAATCACTTCTGAAGTGTTCTGATAAGCTACGGATGCAGGCTCCTTGTAAGCACCTTTCACCAGACGTAGCCGGATTCCTTCCCGAATCATATCACGTGTATCTTCTACGGTACGATGCAAGTAGGCTTGCAGTACCGTACCTGTATTATCCAGTCCCTCCGAGTGTAAACGGCGCACAATATCCAAAGTCGCTTGGGTAAACGGGCTGTCCTCCATATCGATCCGGACGAACAGATTATGCAGCTTCGCTTGGGTGGCAACCGCACGTATATTTCGATAACCTTCCTCAGGGTCCAGCGCGAGTCCCATTTGGGTTGGTTTTAGCGAGACATTGGAGTCTGCACCCTGACGGGCAATGCCTTCGACCAGACGTATATACTCATCCCGATACAACGCGGCTTCTCTTAAATGGGTAATGCCCTCGCCCAGATGATCCAGTGTAGCCATAATGCCTTTGTTGTTGAGTACCCGAATCTCTTCGAGAGCTTCTTCCA
This window of the Paenibacillus marchantiae genome carries:
- a CDS encoding beta-propeller fold lactonase family protein, yielding MTILSTGPIENNISGVTGTRPTQFVTIKIDNRNLTDVYNVLLLGYFLDGVRTLYVEELFNVLPNQVMTKDYVANFDGFEFVFSTADTAAPEAQISVWGKDAEGELVTAHRLVSQELLGESQGITGVTGATGATGSTGVTGGTGVTGATGVTGATGATGDTGVTGGTGVTGATGVTGATGVTGVTGATGAIGATGDTGVTGVTGATGDTGVTGGTGVTGATGVTGATGVTGATGVTGVTGFTGATGATGDTGVTGGTGVTGATGVTGATGATGATGVTGATGATGATGIPTSVNLIYVANSGSNNVSVINGNTNAVVTTILVGSEPQFIAVNSNTSLIYVTNFGDDTVSVINGNTNTVVTTIPVGVQPEGIAVNLNTNLIYVNNFSDNTVSVINGNTNTVVTTIPVGTEPFGVGVNPITNLIYVTNVGDDTVSVIDGGTNTVVNTINVGAQPLGVAVNPTNNRLYVENNGDDTVSVISGFSDTVLTAVPVGTGPFEAGLNANTNFVYVANNGSNNVSVIDGDTNTVVATIPVGSAPSGVGVDPLTNGVYVANNTSGTISVIDGNTNTVTATITVNSGPLGIGINP
- a CDS encoding proline dehydrogenase family protein — encoded protein: MSIGTEMYRKTLLTVAGNKAVENLSIKYGKKLAGKFIAGNTLEEALEEIRVLNNKGIMATLDHLGEGITHLREAALYRDEYIRLVEGIARQGADSNVSLKPTQMGLALDPEEGYRNIRAVATQAKLHNLFVRIDMEDSPFTQATLDIVRRLHSEGLDNTGTVLQAYLHRTVEDTRDMIREGIRLRLVKGAYKEPASVAYQNTSEVIDQFKTMIRNHLDQGVYTAVASHDDHIISWTKQYAKDRGISPDAFEFQMLYGLRMGEQERLAREGYRIRCYVPYGTMWYPYYTRRLAEKPANLWMVVKNMFR